In a single window of the Niabella ginsenosidivorans genome:
- a CDS encoding HPF/RaiA family ribosome-associated protein, with translation MEIRLNTDNNFTASAAFLEKVSEELKKKLHRFSEYITAAEVFFGDENSNKTGVNDKRCTIEVRPRHLHPEAVTHYADTVDHAFNGAVDKIRNLLDNRIGKLQSR, from the coding sequence ATGGAAATACGATTAAATACAGATAATAATTTTACCGCTTCAGCCGCTTTTCTGGAAAAAGTGAGCGAAGAGCTTAAAAAAAAGCTTCACCGGTTTAGCGAATATATTACTGCAGCCGAGGTATTCTTTGGAGATGAGAACAGTAATAAAACCGGAGTAAATGATAAACGCTGCACTATTGAGGTGCGCCCCAGGCACCTGCACCCGGAAGCGGTAACCCATTATGCAGACACTGTGGATCATGCCTTTAACGGGGCAGTGGATAAGATAAGAAATTTGCTGGACAATCGTATAGGAAAACTGCAAAGCAGGTAA
- a CDS encoding RagB/SusD family nutrient uptake outer membrane protein, with protein MKKIFIITAIILGVASGCTKLDTPVYSNIENANFWKTPDQVAAGIAPAYTQLQGLCVWDFQELNGVSTDEIIIPTRGNDWYDNGNHQRVYLHNWTPTEETVNNAWSTIFGGIGKCNFILDVVNGLPEKPSNIDNINAELKALRAYYYLLAVDNFGNVPIVSSFQTDPSTVKNNTRQEVYTFIEAELKASIPLLSSTVDNSTYGRVTKWMAFATLAKLYLNAQVYTGTAHWADCAAACDSIILSGKYSLEPGYFDNFKPTNDNSKENIFVVPFDNKYITGNDKERQTLHYNQNPTFGLLPGSMYNGWCTHGDFYYGNYDTTSVYSTNAGKIYRTFKDQRTGQFLVGQQYSDLYPYPPDKNVLVFSKTDSLFDNIPLAYQPNFTLLSDPTAAGRISGARQIKYYPEAGANGSQSNDVVLFRLADILLMRAEAIMRGAAVGATGSAADLVNQVRLRAYSGDAAHNWTTANITPANLLAERARELAWEGWRRQDLIRFDVADGTHYFDGARGGTRSPKKAADAGTYTRLFPIPDAQHSSNPNLVQNPGYPSF; from the coding sequence ATGAAAAAAATATTTATTATAACTGCGATTATATTAGGGGTCGCATCCGGATGTACCAAGTTAGATACACCCGTTTACAGTAACATTGAAAACGCCAATTTCTGGAAAACACCTGATCAGGTAGCTGCGGGTATAGCCCCGGCGTATACTCAATTACAAGGATTATGTGTATGGGACTTCCAGGAACTGAATGGCGTGTCTACGGACGAAATCATTATTCCTACCCGTGGAAATGACTGGTATGATAATGGGAATCACCAACGGGTTTATTTACATAACTGGACGCCAACTGAAGAAACAGTAAATAATGCCTGGTCCACCATTTTTGGAGGGATCGGAAAATGCAACTTTATATTGGACGTGGTGAACGGCTTACCCGAAAAGCCTTCCAATATTGACAATATAAATGCAGAATTAAAAGCACTGAGGGCCTATTACTATTTACTGGCCGTGGATAATTTCGGAAATGTGCCAATTGTAAGCAGCTTCCAGACAGATCCAAGCACGGTTAAAAATAACACCCGCCAGGAAGTGTATACATTTATTGAAGCAGAGTTAAAGGCCAGTATTCCTTTACTAAGCTCAACAGTTGATAATTCAACTTATGGTAGGGTAACAAAATGGATGGCCTTCGCAACACTGGCTAAATTGTATCTGAATGCCCAGGTTTACACGGGAACTGCTCATTGGGCAGATTGCGCTGCGGCTTGCGACTCCATAATTCTCTCAGGCAAATATTCACTGGAGCCTGGATATTTTGATAATTTCAAGCCAACCAATGACAATTCCAAAGAAAATATATTCGTTGTTCCTTTTGACAACAAGTATATTACCGGGAACGACAAGGAACGCCAAACATTACACTATAACCAGAACCCAACATTTGGTTTGCTTCCGGGCAGTATGTATAATGGCTGGTGCACACACGGCGATTTCTATTATGGCAATTATGACACAACTTCTGTTTACTCAACAAATGCAGGCAAAATTTACCGGACATTTAAGGATCAGCGGACCGGCCAGTTTTTAGTTGGTCAACAGTATTCTGACCTGTACCCCTATCCTCCGGATAAAAATGTACTGGTCTTCTCAAAGACCGACTCCTTGTTTGATAATATTCCTTTAGCATATCAGCCCAATTTCACTCTTTTATCCGATCCAACTGCCGCTGGCCGGATTTCCGGGGCCCGGCAAATAAAATATTATCCTGAGGCAGGTGCTAATGGCAGCCAGAGCAATGATGTTGTTTTATTCCGGTTAGCAGATATTTTGCTTATGCGCGCAGAAGCGATCATGCGCGGCGCAGCAGTAGGCGCAACCGGTTCCGCTGCAGACCTGGTAAACCAAGTTCGGCTTCGGGCTTATAGTGGTGATGCAGCACACAATTGGACAACTGCGAATATAACCCCTGCCAACCTTTTAGCAGAAAGAGCCCGGGAGCTTGCCTGGGAAGGCTGGAGAAGGCAGGATCTGATCCGCTTTGATGTAGCAGACGGAACACATTATTTTGACGGTGCACGTGGCGGTACCCGCTCTCCCAAAAAAGCAGCCGATGCAGGAACTTATACAAGGCTATTCCCTATTCCGGATGCGCAACATTCTTCTAATCCTAACCTTGTGCAGAATCCAGGATACCCTTCTTTTTAA
- a CDS encoding ribonucleoside-diphosphate reductase subunit alpha yields MERLWWKNEESEQILNRGYLLNGETVEKAIDRVCTAAAQRLYKPELKEAFKEMVENGWMSFSSPIWANMGTERGLPISCFNVHMPDNIEGITHKLGEVIMQTKIGGGTSAYFGSLRGRGSAVTDNGKSSGAVSFMRLFDTAMDTISQGGVRRGAFAAYLDIDHPDIAEFLNIKDIGHPIQNLFYAVCVPDYWMQEMIDGDIAKREIWARVLESRQQKGLPYIFFTDNVNRAKPQVYKDNNLIIHGSNLCSEIMLPSTEDESFICCLSSLNLELYDEWKDTDAIKLAVFFLDAVLQEFIAKTEGNHYLANANRFAKRHRALGLGVLGWHSYLQRNMIAFESMKAKQLTHSIFSELQEKTEKATIELARIYGEPDLLKGYGRRNTTVMAIAPTTSSSAILGQSSPGIEPFVSNYYKAGLSKGNFIRKNKYLKALLQEKGMDTEDVWRSIMLNHGSVQHLEGLTTHEKDVFKTFREISQLEIIQQASIRQKFVDQGQSLNLNIPPGLPVKEVNKLLIEAWKLGVKSLYYQRSQSVSKELVTTLTVCSSCES; encoded by the coding sequence ATGGAAAGGCTTTGGTGGAAAAACGAAGAAAGTGAACAGATCCTGAACAGGGGATATCTGTTGAACGGTGAAACAGTAGAAAAAGCAATAGACCGTGTTTGTACGGCGGCAGCGCAGCGCCTGTACAAGCCGGAGCTGAAGGAAGCCTTTAAAGAAATGGTGGAAAACGGGTGGATGAGCTTCAGCTCGCCCATCTGGGCCAATATGGGAACAGAAAGAGGATTGCCGATCTCCTGTTTTAACGTACATATGCCGGATAATATTGAAGGCATTACCCATAAGCTGGGCGAAGTGATCATGCAGACAAAAATAGGCGGGGGCACCTCAGCTTACTTCGGATCATTGCGGGGGCGCGGCAGTGCGGTTACTGATAATGGCAAGAGCAGTGGTGCCGTAAGCTTTATGCGCCTGTTTGATACGGCAATGGACACTATCTCTCAGGGAGGCGTACGCCGGGGCGCTTTTGCTGCTTACCTGGATATTGACCACCCGGATATTGCGGAGTTTTTGAATATTAAGGATATCGGGCATCCTATTCAGAACCTGTTCTATGCAGTTTGTGTACCGGATTACTGGATGCAGGAAATGATTGACGGTGATATTGCAAAAAGAGAGATCTGGGCACGTGTGCTGGAAAGCCGCCAGCAAAAGGGATTGCCTTATATTTTCTTTACAGATAATGTAAACCGGGCAAAACCACAGGTGTATAAAGACAATAATCTTATTATACATGGCAGCAATCTTTGTTCTGAAATAATGCTGCCTTCAACTGAAGATGAATCATTTATCTGTTGTCTTTCCTCCCTGAATCTGGAGCTGTATGATGAATGGAAAGATACAGATGCCATTAAGCTGGCAGTGTTCTTCCTGGATGCTGTATTACAGGAATTTATTGCAAAAACAGAAGGGAATCATTACCTGGCCAATGCCAATCGTTTTGCAAAGCGGCACAGGGCGCTTGGTTTAGGCGTATTGGGATGGCATTCTTATCTGCAACGCAATATGATCGCTTTTGAAAGCATGAAGGCAAAACAATTAACACATTCTATCTTTTCCGAGCTGCAGGAAAAAACAGAAAAAGCAACCATAGAACTGGCGCGTATTTATGGCGAGCCCGATTTGCTGAAAGGATATGGCCGCCGCAATACCACGGTAATGGCTATTGCACCAACGACTTCATCTTCAGCCATATTGGGACAATCTTCCCCCGGTATTGAACCGTTTGTAAGCAATTATTATAAGGCTGGTTTATCAAAAGGGAACTTTATCCGCAAGAACAAATATTTAAAAGCGCTGTTACAGGAAAAGGGAATGGATACGGAAGATGTATGGCGCAGTATTATGCTGAACCATGGCAGCGTACAGCACCTGGAAGGGCTAACAACCCATGAAAAGGATGTGTTTAAAACGTTCCGCGAAATAAGCCAGCTGGAAATTATTCAGCAGGCGTCCATCCGCCAGAAATTTGTAGATCAGGGGCAAAGCCTGAACCTGAACATACCTCCGGGGCTGCCCGTAAAAGAGGTCAACAAGCTATTGATAGAAGCCTGGAAGCTGGGTGTAAAATCATTATACTATCAGCGTAGTCAAAGCGTTTCCAAAGAACTGGTTACTACATTAACGGTTTGCAGCAGCTGTGAATCCTAA
- a CDS encoding RecQ family ATP-dependent DNA helicase, producing MEELLHRTLKNYFGYDSFRPLQLAIIKTAIEGKDVLALMPTGGGKSLCYQIPGLSKEGLCLVISPLIALMNDQVQNLRKKNITAFAIHTGMSRREVINVLETAAHSNCKFLYVSPERLGTALFKEYLPALGVRLIAVDEAHCISQWGYDFRPSYLRIALLREELPGVPVIALTASATPKVQEDICLKLSPEGENRFKIFRQSFERPNLSYSVIKTGSRIQKITEILKKITGTAIIYCKTRKHTKEIKDLLLMEGFSADYYNAGLTAEERSRKQQDWIQNRTRVIVCTNAFGMGIDKPDVRIVIHAAIPDCLESYYQEAGRAGRDGEKAYAVLLYNEPELQALEQLTEQRFPSLETIRAVYGSVVNYLQLPEGEAPGEFYDFDLKDFIKKFGLDITTAIYSLKALEQDGWLSFNEQVFIPATVRFTTYKETLYEYEATHADLEPLIKTLLRTYEGIYDYPVGISESYIAYLMKTDAAAVKEQLLRLHADGIIDYQPKKEDPQLMLTRTRVRIADLQINTKNYDARKRLFAERIAQMKKYVTSETECRSKMIGNYFGDTEIKDCGICDNCLKRRNSQLSRKTFDSIQAKIRETLTDPCTIPQLMAQLQDTDKEQVWTVINFLTREEKIRMLEDGRVCWNN from the coding sequence ATGGAAGAGTTATTACACCGCACGCTTAAAAATTATTTTGGCTATGACTCTTTCCGTCCTTTGCAGTTGGCTATTATTAAGACCGCTATTGAAGGGAAAGATGTTTTGGCACTAATGCCTACAGGAGGCGGGAAATCTTTATGCTATCAGATTCCGGGACTGAGTAAAGAAGGTTTATGCCTGGTGATCTCTCCCTTAATTGCATTGATGAACGATCAGGTGCAAAACCTGCGCAAAAAGAATATTACGGCCTTTGCCATTCATACCGGTATGTCGCGCAGGGAAGTGATCAATGTTTTGGAAACTGCTGCCCACAGCAATTGTAAGTTTTTGTATGTTTCGCCTGAGCGGCTGGGAACCGCTTTATTTAAAGAATATCTGCCGGCCCTGGGCGTTCGTCTTATAGCGGTAGATGAAGCGCATTGCATTTCTCAATGGGGATATGATTTCCGCCCTTCTTACCTGCGTATTGCGCTCCTGCGGGAGGAACTGCCGGGTGTGCCGGTCATTGCCTTAACCGCTTCCGCCACACCAAAGGTGCAGGAAGATATTTGTTTAAAATTATCTCCGGAGGGCGAAAACAGGTTTAAAATCTTCCGGCAGTCTTTTGAGCGACCTAATCTTTCATACAGTGTTATAAAAACAGGCAGCCGTATTCAGAAAATCACAGAAATTTTAAAAAAAATAACCGGCACTGCGATCATTTATTGTAAAACGAGAAAGCATACAAAGGAAATAAAAGACCTGCTGCTGATGGAAGGCTTTTCGGCGGACTATTATAATGCCGGCTTAACTGCTGAAGAACGCAGCCGGAAACAGCAGGACTGGATACAGAACCGGACCCGCGTAATTGTTTGCACCAATGCGTTTGGAATGGGGATTGATAAGCCGGATGTGCGGATCGTGATCCACGCGGCTATTCCGGATTGCCTGGAAAGCTACTACCAGGAAGCAGGGCGTGCAGGGCGGGATGGTGAAAAAGCATATGCCGTTTTGTTATATAATGAGCCGGAACTGCAGGCGCTGGAACAGCTTACCGAACAGCGTTTTCCCTCTTTGGAAACCATACGAGCCGTTTATGGCAGCGTGGTCAATTACCTGCAATTACCGGAAGGGGAAGCACCGGGTGAGTTTTACGATTTTGACCTGAAAGATTTTATTAAAAAATTCGGGCTGGACATTACTACTGCCATTTATAGTTTAAAAGCACTGGAACAGGATGGATGGCTGAGCTTTAATGAGCAGGTATTTATACCGGCAACCGTGCGTTTTACCACATATAAAGAAACGTTGTACGAATACGAAGCTACCCATGCAGACCTTGAGCCCCTTATAAAAACCCTGTTGCGCACTTATGAGGGTATTTATGATTACCCTGTCGGGATATCAGAATCATATATAGCCTACCTGATGAAAACGGACGCTGCTGCTGTAAAAGAACAACTGCTCCGGCTGCATGCCGATGGCATTATCGATTACCAACCCAAAAAAGAGGACCCGCAATTGATGCTTACGCGAACAAGGGTAAGAATTGCCGACCTGCAGATCAATACCAAAAATTATGACGCCCGCAAGCGGCTTTTTGCAGAGCGCATAGCGCAGATGAAAAAATATGTTACCAGTGAAACAGAATGCCGCAGTAAGATGATTGGTAATTATTTCGGGGATACGGAAATAAAGGACTGCGGTATTTGTGACAATTGTTTAAAAAGGAGGAATAGCCAGCTAAGCCGGAAAACATTCGACAGTATCCAGGCAAAGATCAGGGAAACGCTCACTGATCCCTGCACCATTCCGCAATTGATGGCACAGCTACAGGATACCGACAAAGAACAGGTATGGACGGTGATCAATTTTCTTACCAGAGAAGAAAAGATCCGGATGCTGGAAGATGGAAGGGTATGCTGGAATAACTGA
- a CDS encoding ribonucleotide-diphosphate reductase subunit beta encodes MGLFDKRVNYKPFEYPEVLKFTEAINKSFWVHSEVDFTADVQDFHSHLNTAQRNAIKNSLLAIAQIEVAVKSFWGSLYNHMPKPELNGLGSTFAECEFRHSEAYSRLLEVLGYNDEFSKLIQEPVIAKRIQYLSEALKDAKSNDHKEYTLSLILFSILIENVSLFSQFAIILSFTRFRGLMKNVSNIIAWTSVDEQIHANAGIYLINKIKEEYPELIDEAMEYRIMALVKDSIEVESKIVDWIFSEGAIDTINKTDLLNFMKFRVDESFEKLGFPKQFHISLEEYRPMQWFEEEVFANSLDDFFAKRPVEYTKHDKSITYNDLF; translated from the coding sequence ATGGGCTTATTTGATAAACGTGTCAACTACAAACCTTTCGAGTATCCGGAAGTGCTGAAATTTACTGAAGCGATCAATAAATCCTTCTGGGTACATTCAGAAGTGGATTTTACCGCTGATGTACAGGATTTTCACAGTCACCTGAATACGGCGCAGCGGAATGCGATTAAAAACAGCCTGCTGGCAATAGCTCAGATAGAGGTGGCCGTAAAATCTTTCTGGGGCAGTTTATACAACCATATGCCAAAGCCGGAGCTGAACGGGCTGGGCAGTACATTTGCAGAATGCGAGTTCCGCCACTCTGAGGCCTATTCCCGTTTACTGGAAGTACTGGGTTATAATGATGAGTTCTCAAAACTGATCCAAGAACCGGTAATTGCAAAACGCATACAATACCTTTCAGAAGCGCTGAAAGACGCTAAATCGAACGACCATAAAGAATACACCCTGTCTCTGATCCTGTTTTCCATTTTAATAGAGAATGTTTCACTGTTCAGCCAGTTTGCCATCATCCTGTCTTTTACCCGTTTTCGCGGGCTGATGAAAAATGTAAGCAACATTATTGCGTGGACATCGGTTGATGAGCAGATACACGCAAATGCCGGTATTTACCTGATCAATAAAATAAAGGAAGAATATCCTGAACTGATCGACGAAGCAATGGAATACCGGATCATGGCGCTGGTAAAAGATTCTATTGAAGTGGAGAGCAAAATTGTGGACTGGATCTTTTCTGAAGGGGCAATTGATACCATTAACAAAACAGACCTGCTGAACTTTATGAAGTTCAGGGTAGATGAAAGTTTTGAGAAACTGGGATTTCCCAAGCAGTTCCACATTTCGCTGGAAGAGTACCGCCCGATGCAGTGGTTTGAAGAGGAAGTATTTGCAAATAGTCTGGATGATTTTTTTGCAAAACGCCCAGTGGAATATACCAAGCACGACAAGAGTATTACGTATAACGACCTTTTTTAG
- a CDS encoding SusC/RagA family TonB-linked outer membrane protein, whose amino-acid sequence MKNKTPRKILLALLGVFWAVSAFSQTKTITGKVTDEKGMAVPGASILEKKSQTGTAADADGNFQITVPGNTTSVEVSAIGFITQNVAISGTEPLTIVLKEEQKSDLNEVVVIGYGTARKKDVTGAVANVSSKEFNQGPITNPMQQIAGKVSGVVITQPSGDPNQNISIRLRGQTSLAGNQAPLIVVDGVQLPDPNQISSISPADIVTYDILKDASATAIYGARGANGVILISTKKGAAGKAVIDYTGTIGFDKNAKKYDLLNAKEFTDAGGTTDNFAGGSTLRNGNTDWVDAITRTAPTTSHNVGISGGTGGFTYHGSLSYLKNEGIVINSGKEMYGLNFNAQQKALNNKLVINLGINANRAIRKWTDFNIFYYVLQMAPIAPVYDSTGAYYAFRNDYDIYNPVPLQEMRLNQSRDQTNLWNGSIDYEIIDGLKLGAAGSMSFFNRQTDAYTPVLPGYGNINSGSKYSENNDSKRGELHAFYVKSFGKHNINATGVYEYNYFTYDNSNAAGENYLYDPNQNNNLGGGNPAKNTIASYKNAYRLISFMGRIMYNYDARYYLTASLRRDGSSKFGINHQWGYFPSVSAAWRLSQEEFIKYIGWINELKLSAGWGRTGNSDALTPYQTLLLLGGSGTFYNPATPSFNYRTAYSPSQNANPDLRWETRQGANFQLDFALFRNRFSGNINVFSDKTKDLLYNYTVPTPPFFVNNIWANVGDLTNKGLEIQLNGDIIRGEQVNWSLGGQISFVKTKVQSLAGTYNGYDLNTDHIPAGYAVGRGLSNSPITYLQVGYSPYVFYLPHYVGLDDKGKELFDDGKGGTVGKDALNNDMKRYIDPAPKFTYGINNSISYKKLSLNFFLRGVSGLKNFNNTRMLIDNIGNLKNGNTTKTGLESGDKDDKVASDKWLQNASFLRMDNATLSYTIGKVSDHFDNLRVFVTGNNLFVITKYKGLDPEIQVTGTNNSYIDMFNADNAYYKARSFSLGVNISIK is encoded by the coding sequence ATGAAAAATAAAACTCCGCGAAAAATACTGCTGGCGTTGCTGGGAGTATTCTGGGCTGTTTCAGCCTTTTCACAAACAAAAACAATTACCGGGAAAGTTACAGATGAAAAAGGGATGGCTGTTCCGGGAGCCAGCATCCTGGAAAAGAAAAGCCAGACCGGCACTGCTGCTGATGCAGATGGAAATTTCCAAATAACTGTTCCGGGCAATACAACATCTGTGGAAGTCAGTGCTATTGGCTTTATTACCCAGAACGTAGCCATCTCCGGTACTGAACCACTGACCATTGTATTAAAAGAAGAGCAGAAAAGCGACCTGAACGAAGTGGTGGTTATCGGATACGGTACTGCCCGGAAAAAAGATGTTACCGGAGCAGTTGCCAACGTTTCCAGTAAAGAATTTAATCAGGGTCCTATTACCAATCCCATGCAGCAGATCGCAGGCAAAGTTTCGGGCGTGGTTATTACTCAACCCAGTGGCGATCCCAACCAGAATATAAGTATCCGGTTGCGTGGTCAAACTTCCCTTGCAGGAAACCAGGCGCCCTTGATTGTGGTTGATGGAGTACAATTGCCGGATCCAAATCAGATTTCCAGTATCAGTCCGGCTGATATCGTAACCTACGACATTTTAAAAGATGCATCAGCAACTGCTATTTATGGTGCCAGGGGAGCAAACGGTGTTATATTAATATCTACCAAGAAGGGAGCTGCCGGAAAGGCGGTGATCGATTATACCGGAACGATCGGGTTTGATAAAAATGCCAAAAAATATGACTTGCTGAATGCCAAGGAATTTACTGACGCCGGAGGTACTACTGATAACTTCGCAGGGGGTTCCACCTTACGTAATGGGAATACGGATTGGGTCGATGCAATAACCCGTACAGCTCCTACCACCAGTCATAATGTAGGCATATCCGGGGGAACCGGCGGCTTTACTTATCATGGTTCTTTGAGCTATTTAAAGAATGAAGGAATTGTCATCAATTCCGGCAAAGAAATGTACGGCTTAAATTTCAATGCCCAGCAAAAAGCATTAAATAATAAGCTGGTTATTAACCTGGGCATTAATGCGAACCGCGCAATCAGAAAATGGACCGATTTTAATATTTTCTACTATGTGTTGCAGATGGCACCAATAGCACCGGTCTATGATTCAACAGGAGCTTATTATGCATTCAGAAATGACTATGATATTTATAACCCGGTTCCATTACAGGAAATGCGGCTAAACCAATCAAGAGACCAGACAAATTTGTGGAACGGATCAATTGATTACGAGATCATTGACGGGCTAAAATTGGGCGCCGCCGGTTCTATGTCTTTCTTTAATAGGCAGACGGATGCATATACCCCTGTATTACCTGGTTACGGAAATATTAATAGCGGAAGTAAATATTCAGAAAACAACGATTCAAAACGGGGCGAATTGCATGCTTTTTATGTAAAAAGTTTTGGGAAACACAATATCAATGCAACCGGTGTTTATGAATATAACTATTTTACATACGATAATTCAAACGCAGCCGGTGAAAACTATTTATATGACCCTAATCAGAACAATAACCTTGGTGGCGGCAACCCGGCAAAGAATACGATTGCTTCCTATAAAAATGCCTATAGGCTGATTTCATTTATGGGACGTATAATGTATAATTATGATGCCCGCTATTATCTTACAGCAAGCCTCAGAAGAGATGGATCCTCTAAATTTGGTATCAACCACCAATGGGGATATTTCCCGTCTGTATCTGCAGCATGGCGGTTAAGTCAGGAGGAATTTATAAAATATATCGGTTGGATCAACGAATTAAAACTCAGTGCTGGTTGGGGTAGAACCGGTAACTCTGATGCATTGACCCCCTATCAGACCTTATTGCTTTTAGGAGGAAGTGGTACGTTTTATAACCCTGCCACACCCAGCTTTAATTATCGGACAGCATATTCACCCTCACAAAACGCTAATCCTGATCTGAGATGGGAAACCAGGCAGGGAGCTAATTTCCAACTCGACTTTGCATTATTCAGAAACAGGTTTTCGGGGAATATAAATGTGTTTAGTGACAAGACCAAAGACCTGTTATATAATTATACCGTACCAACACCACCATTCTTTGTAAACAACATCTGGGCAAATGTGGGTGACTTAACAAACAAAGGTTTGGAGATACAACTGAATGGTGATATTATACGGGGAGAGCAGGTTAACTGGAGTTTAGGCGGTCAAATCAGCTTTGTAAAAACAAAAGTACAAAGCCTGGCAGGAACTTATAATGGTTATGATCTGAATACTGATCACATTCCTGCAGGTTATGCCGTGGGAAGAGGTTTATCCAATTCACCTATTACCTATTTGCAGGTAGGCTACTCACCTTATGTATTTTATTTACCGCATTACGTAGGCCTGGATGACAAAGGAAAAGAGCTCTTTGACGATGGAAAAGGCGGGACGGTAGGTAAAGACGCTTTAAATAATGATATGAAGCGTTATATTGACCCCGCACCTAAATTTACTTACGGTATTAACAATTCAATTTCCTATAAAAAATTGAGCTTGAATTTTTTCCTGCGCGGTGTATCCGGCCTGAAGAATTTCAATAATACCCGGATGCTTATTGATAATATAGGAAACCTCAAAAATGGAAATACGACTAAAACCGGTCTGGAAAGCGGAGACAAGGATGATAAGGTAGCGTCTGATAAATGGCTTCAGAATGCCTCCTTCCTAAGAATGGATAATGCGACCTTAAGTTATACGATTGGCAAAGTCTCCGACCATTTTGATAATTTAAGGGTTTTTGTAACAGGCAATAACCTGTTTGTAATTACAAAGTATAAAGGATTAGATCCGGAAATTCAGGTTACCGGAACCAATAATTCTTATATTGATATGTTTAATGCAGATAATGCATATTACAAGGCAAGATCTTTCAGCCTAGGAGTTAATATTTCAATAAAATAA